From Enterococcus mundtii, the proteins below share one genomic window:
- a CDS encoding FtsW/RodA/SpoVE family cell cycle protein, translating into MKFKFNEFNYALFLPIFLFYLLSVAVQYGAAVYDQIPVRGVVFKQIVFCLMSLGLLLVTQRVKTVVFLKYSPYFYGFSLVVMALLHRFYDPAMFQITGTKRWLRIGGFSFQPSELVKLTFILVIVYLTLIYEQNVKQRTVKSDLLYVGKILLVSVPTFLLMYMQKDFGTSLVFVICLGALFMIAGVHWKIMTTMTAILVILGAILIALVFTEYGHQILYRLNFKTYQLDRVRAWVDPFAYSQSIGYQQSQSLLSIGVGGFSGRSEAINPIYVPVRESDMVFTVIAETFGFLGSVSVLFLYFYLFYQIIYSAIETNNKGNVYFAIVFVFGLLFQVFENIGAAIGLLPLTGIPLPFLSQGGTSLLVIGCGLGIILGFKKYE; encoded by the coding sequence ATGAAATTTAAATTTAACGAATTCAACTACGCATTGTTTTTACCGATTTTTCTATTTTATCTATTAAGTGTCGCTGTGCAATATGGGGCAGCGGTATATGACCAAATCCCAGTCAGAGGTGTCGTTTTCAAACAAATCGTCTTTTGTCTGATGTCCTTAGGGCTGTTGTTAGTCACCCAACGTGTGAAAACAGTTGTTTTTTTGAAATACTCCCCTTATTTTTATGGGTTTTCTCTAGTAGTGATGGCATTACTACATCGTTTTTATGATCCTGCGATGTTTCAAATCACAGGAACAAAACGTTGGCTTAGGATCGGTGGTTTTTCTTTCCAACCATCTGAACTAGTAAAATTGACCTTTATTTTAGTCATCGTTTATCTGACATTGATCTATGAACAAAATGTAAAGCAACGGACTGTCAAATCGGATTTACTTTATGTGGGTAAGATTCTACTCGTTAGCGTGCCGACCTTTTTATTGATGTACATGCAAAAAGATTTTGGAACAAGTTTGGTTTTTGTCATATGCTTGGGGGCATTATTCATGATCGCTGGGGTCCATTGGAAGATCATGACGACAATGACTGCGATTCTAGTTATTCTCGGGGCCATTTTGATTGCTTTAGTTTTTACTGAATACGGACACCAGATTTTATATCGTCTGAATTTTAAGACTTATCAGTTAGATCGAGTACGCGCATGGGTTGATCCATTTGCTTATAGCCAATCGATTGGGTATCAACAATCACAAAGTTTGCTTTCCATCGGGGTAGGTGGGTTTAGTGGAAGATCTGAAGCAATCAATCCAATTTACGTTCCTGTTCGCGAATCGGATATGGTATTTACGGTGATTGCTGAAACATTTGGCTTTTTAGGAAGTGTTTCTGTGCTCTTTTTATATTTTTATCTTTTTTACCAAATCATTTATAGTGCAATCGAAACAAATAATAAAGGGAATGTATATTTTGCGATTGTCTTCGTATTTGGTTTGTTATTTCAAGTGTTTGAAAATATTGGAGCTGCGATCGGTCTACTCCCATTAACAGGGATTCCTTTACCATTTTTAAGTCAAGGAGGAACTTCCCTCTTGGTTATTGGCTGTGGTTTAGGCATTATTTTAGGATTTAAAAAGTATGAATGA
- a CDS encoding phosphatase PAP2/LCP family protein produces MKQMPKGTLVVAFVSFVLLTTLTTLVMTENTLFNQLDLAIYQQERLIEFPVLTTFFSYFAKLATIIPTLFFTGLLAIFSWRKQYHKLAIWQVLMVLTVSLIGYVMKQAIQRTRPDVEQLIPRSSYSFPSGHSILSMTLFLVFLITMYIIYREKRVNKLVWVGALYPLLIASSRIYLRVHYPSDILAGFLLSFSVVFLCYSLFFSFITEKTVRKKHQQKRIFTRKQKVLLSIMAFLFLLVGSAVAYGVRFYYDARQTVTSMQQPLQRETVQREKDTPVSILVLGIANNSIRKTDYRANTIMLVTLNNQKKTTTITSIPRDSFVEIANMDGLVDKINHAHSYGGIDMMVDTVEQYLDIPIHHYVSLNMDGLEALIDAVGGITVNNAFEFTAEDIHYPEGTLELNGWEGLQYARMRAEDPEDDYGRQKRQREVVNILVNEFLSVKSLFNYRQLLEVVGENGTTDMSLDEMLGMMNEYHSALSNITNHQLKGEQYIGDGILGEAGIYYEKIPDEERMRVMQLVQEQLETTGKNAAQQ; encoded by the coding sequence ATGAAACAGATGCCAAAAGGAACATTGGTGGTAGCATTCGTATCATTCGTCTTATTGACGACTTTGACCACACTAGTTATGACAGAAAACACCTTATTCAACCAACTCGATTTAGCCATTTATCAACAGGAGCGATTAATCGAATTCCCAGTATTAACAACATTTTTTAGTTATTTTGCAAAACTAGCAACGATTATTCCTACTTTATTTTTCACAGGGTTGCTGGCAATTTTTAGTTGGCGGAAACAGTACCATAAATTAGCCATTTGGCAAGTCTTAATGGTTTTGACAGTTAGTTTGATTGGCTACGTGATGAAACAAGCTATCCAGCGGACACGACCTGATGTGGAGCAATTGATTCCTAGATCTTCTTACTCTTTTCCAAGTGGTCATTCGATTTTGTCTATGACGCTATTCTTAGTATTTTTGATCACCATGTACATTATTTATCGTGAGAAAAGGGTAAATAAACTAGTATGGGTGGGGGCTCTTTATCCATTATTGATTGCTAGTTCTAGAATTTATTTGAGAGTACATTATCCTAGCGATATCTTAGCAGGTTTTTTACTGAGTTTTTCAGTTGTTTTCTTATGTTATAGTCTGTTTTTCTCTTTTATCACTGAAAAAACAGTAAGAAAAAAGCACCAACAAAAACGAATATTCACTAGAAAACAAAAAGTTTTATTGTCTATTATGGCATTTCTTTTCCTATTAGTAGGTTCTGCAGTTGCATATGGTGTTCGCTTTTACTACGATGCCAGACAGACCGTGACTTCGATGCAACAACCGCTACAAAGAGAAACCGTTCAGCGGGAAAAGGATACGCCAGTCAGCATTTTAGTTTTAGGTATCGCCAATAATTCAATTAGAAAAACGGACTATCGTGCAAATACGATCATGTTGGTGACATTGAATAATCAAAAGAAAACAACGACGATCACAAGTATTCCTCGAGATTCTTTCGTAGAAATTGCCAATATGGATGGACTGGTTGATAAAATCAACCATGCTCATTCTTACGGTGGTATCGACATGATGGTGGATACGGTTGAACAATATCTTGATATACCGATTCATCACTATGTATCGTTGAATATGGATGGATTAGAAGCGTTGATCGATGCTGTGGGAGGAATCACTGTAAACAATGCGTTTGAATTTACAGCAGAAGATATCCATTATCCAGAAGGAACGCTAGAATTAAATGGTTGGGAAGGATTACAGTATGCGCGCATGCGAGCAGAAGATCCTGAGGATGACTATGGGCGACAGAAAAGGCAAAGGGAAGTCGTCAATATTTTAGTCAATGAGTTCTTATCTGTGAAAAGTTTATTCAATTATCGCCAGCTTTTAGAGGTAGTCGGTGAAAATGGGACAACGGACATGTCTTTAGATGAAATGCTCGGAATGATGAATGAATACCATTCGGCATTATCCAATATCACGAATCATCAGTTGAAAGGTGAACAATATATTGGTGATGGCATCTTGGGAGAAGCAGGTATCTACTATGAGAAGATACCAGATGAGGAACGGATGAGAGTGATGCAGTTGGTGCAAGAGCAATTAGAAACAACAGGGAAGAACGCAGCGCAACAATAG
- a CDS encoding aldo/keto reductase, translating into MNSLTSTYRLSNGYEIPVVGFGTWQTPDGDVAVSSVKEALAAGYRHIDTAQGYKNEESVGQAIKESGVPREEIFLTTKLWNENHSYDLAMSSFEESLKKLQTDYVDLFLIHWPNPVSFRENWQEANAETWRAFEELYEAGKIKAIGVSNFLPHHLDELAKTAKIMPMVNQVFLAPGELQPPVVEYAKKHDMVLEAYSPLGTGKIFDVTEMQEIAETHNKSVAQVALRWSLQHGFLPLPKSVTPSRIKENTELFDFELSEEEMKTIDQLDGVVGKAKDPDTTQF; encoded by the coding sequence ATGAATTCACTAACATCTACTTATCGTTTATCAAATGGCTATGAAATCCCTGTTGTCGGTTTCGGTACTTGGCAAACCCCTGACGGAGACGTTGCTGTTTCCTCAGTTAAAGAAGCATTAGCTGCCGGTTATCGTCATATTGATACCGCTCAAGGGTACAAAAACGAAGAAAGTGTCGGACAAGCAATCAAAGAAAGTGGTGTTCCAAGAGAAGAGATTTTCTTAACGACTAAACTTTGGAACGAAAACCATAGCTACGATCTAGCAATGTCCTCTTTCGAAGAGTCTTTAAAAAAATTACAAACAGACTATGTGGATCTTTTCTTGATCCATTGGCCTAATCCAGTTTCTTTCCGCGAAAATTGGCAAGAAGCGAATGCCGAAACATGGCGTGCGTTTGAAGAGTTATACGAAGCTGGCAAAATCAAAGCCATTGGTGTCAGCAACTTCTTACCACATCACTTAGATGAACTTGCAAAAACAGCAAAAATCATGCCAATGGTCAATCAAGTATTTCTTGCTCCTGGCGAATTGCAACCACCTGTAGTTGAGTACGCGAAAAAACATGATATGGTCCTTGAAGCATATAGCCCTCTTGGCACTGGTAAAATCTTCGACGTCACAGAAATGCAAGAGATTGCCGAAACACACAACAAGAGCGTTGCCCAAGTAGCGCTACGTTGGTCATTACAACATGGTTTCTTACCATTACCAAAATCTGTTACACCAAGCAGAATCAAGGAGAATACTGAATTATTTGATTTTGAGCTATCAGAAGAAGAAATGAAGACGATCGACCAATTAGATGGTGTCGTTGGCAAAGCAAAAGATCCAGATACTACACAATTTTAA
- a CDS encoding nucleoid-associated protein — protein sequence MDIYLKKAILHIIDRETGSPVFSQQELDLTKDFIRDFLQKKIQKISSAQTKTGQLTEESLFSQNLKQCQENFVEESERLVQRWFDIYAESEEAPSADVFVVLYEVDTVMYLALLKVNYRDAYTHYVEADEAGIDNRLVLNRAILGSKSQKADEALAVNLTDLTYELIEKRYEFSGKKEWYFSGKVIESVPAPSLEDNVKVIKKVAKQLGKKFEAEEFDIMADLKEAVYDTIEEKGRLDHEMIAEKVFKENITAKLAFQEEVKEQGFIPEAPPVKEVQEISEKKFGKQKFRLSNGIELIVPVDVYRNPDLIEFVNNPDGTISVMIKNVDEVLNRL from the coding sequence ATGGATATCTATTTAAAAAAAGCAATTTTGCATATTATTGATCGAGAAACAGGATCTCCTGTATTTTCACAACAAGAACTAGATCTTACGAAAGATTTTATCAGGGACTTTCTACAAAAGAAGATCCAAAAAATCTCTTCTGCACAAACTAAAACAGGGCAACTCACTGAAGAAAGCCTATTTTCTCAAAACTTGAAACAGTGTCAAGAAAATTTTGTCGAAGAAAGTGAGCGTTTAGTCCAACGGTGGTTTGACATCTATGCAGAAAGTGAGGAAGCACCTAGTGCAGATGTTTTCGTTGTCTTGTATGAAGTAGACACTGTGATGTATTTAGCTTTATTGAAAGTGAATTATCGTGATGCTTATACCCACTATGTGGAAGCAGATGAAGCCGGTATTGACAACCGTTTGGTTTTGAACCGAGCGATTCTTGGCTCAAAATCTCAAAAAGCAGATGAAGCATTAGCAGTCAATCTGACAGATCTGACGTATGAGTTGATTGAAAAACGCTATGAGTTCTCTGGTAAAAAAGAATGGTACTTTTCGGGAAAAGTGATTGAGAGCGTCCCGGCACCTTCTTTGGAAGACAACGTCAAAGTGATAAAAAAAGTGGCGAAACAGCTAGGCAAGAAGTTTGAAGCAGAAGAGTTCGATATCATGGCGGACTTAAAAGAAGCTGTGTATGATACGATCGAAGAAAAAGGTAGATTGGATCATGAAATGATCGCGGAGAAAGTATTCAAAGAAAATATCACTGCCAAGTTAGCATTCCAAGAAGAAGTCAAAGAACAAGGCTTTATTCCAGAAGCACCACCAGTGAAAGAAGTACAAGAAATTTCAGAGAAAAAATTCGGAAAGCAAAAATTCCGTTTATCAAATGGCATTGAATTGATTGTACCAGTAGACGTTTATCGTAACCCGGATCTGATTGAATTTGTCAATAATCCTGATGGCACGATCTCTGTCATGATCAAAAATGTGGATGAAGTATTGAATCGTCTATAG
- a CDS encoding YxeA family protein yields MKKLIALLIVLGIFLGGSFIAYDYFYGGETYYTKITTNGEKEVDSADNDMDVSIYVYDQNAYNAQGEEKAVTLREARERPLKMNAYLKLKVNSRKGVISWEEVTASQVPDKALDQLD; encoded by the coding sequence ATAAAAAAATTGATAGCATTATTGATTGTATTGGGAATTTTCCTAGGAGGAAGCTTTATCGCTTATGATTATTTCTATGGCGGTGAAACTTATTATACAAAAATCACCACTAACGGAGAAAAAGAAGTTGACTCAGCAGACAATGACATGGACGTTTCTATTTATGTATACGACCAAAATGCTTACAACGCACAAGGAGAAGAAAAAGCAGTCACTTTACGTGAAGCGAGAGAACGCCCTTTAAAAATGAATGCTTATTTAAAACTAAAAGTCAATTCACGTAAAGGCGTCATCAGTTGGGAAGAAGTAACAGCTTCTCAAGTGCCGGACAAAGCGTTAGATCAATTAGATTAA
- a CDS encoding glycosyltransferase family 2 protein: MELYYLVGLFGIIFGLYVLAKRNNKIKPFFSKLTLAFLVVYLIWRLFYTIPNDGVISLTFGLILYVAEFIGLFVYVFFIYLFSNKLSKESVRVHYDEEPFQPSVAAFICTYNEDNKLVIATALAVKALRYPNKKIYICDDGHREELKELAEKYHIGYLTREGNENAKAGNINYALSQTSSDLILLLDADFIVKKNIIYEAIDYFRNPKVALIQYPQTFYNKDPFQLLRKSFYNEQELFMRFLEPALSRENALIHIGTNAIIRRSALEEIGGVPTKSITEDMATGMLLQNAGYETIFINKAYALGITPYTARELSSQRTRWAQGTKQIFDHFKPRKFKGLSRMQKLCYYNSYLYWFTSFQKIIFLLAPTLFMVFDIFIVRSNNNQLLLFFLPPFVMISLSFRLYVPKIRNLTTSHIYDCFVAPIHTRALIKEFFHSEKKFKVTKKELVDSQSFDWRTVFPHMLLFGWIAFASIVALYRLYRGEGYETGYIVTLLWSVYNLYGLFYAILIGKNRTIESDSEALSIVTKKQLSYLSQSFEMYQMSYNGFRLRSKKLVTPTFTPGKAYLFMDEKTGLRINSICKENHGRYATFSFNNLTQASAEELASYYSDQLNAAKQLEFDMETDTLQS, encoded by the coding sequence ATGGAACTGTATTATTTAGTTGGTTTGTTTGGTATAATTTTTGGACTTTATGTGTTAGCAAAAAGAAACAATAAGATAAAACCATTCTTTTCCAAATTAACTTTAGCATTTTTGGTTGTATACTTGATCTGGCGTCTTTTCTACACGATCCCAAATGATGGCGTGATATCATTAACTTTCGGTCTTATTTTATATGTGGCAGAATTTATTGGTTTATTTGTGTATGTTTTTTTTATTTACTTGTTTTCTAATAAGTTGTCGAAAGAGTCCGTGAGAGTTCATTACGATGAGGAGCCATTTCAACCAAGTGTAGCAGCGTTTATATGTACGTATAATGAGGATAATAAATTAGTGATCGCGACTGCTTTGGCTGTCAAAGCGTTACGTTATCCAAATAAGAAAATATATATTTGTGATGATGGTCATCGTGAGGAATTGAAAGAACTTGCAGAAAAATACCATATTGGTTATCTGACAAGAGAAGGTAACGAGAACGCAAAGGCAGGAAATATCAACTATGCACTTTCACAAACAAGTAGCGACTTGATTTTGCTTTTAGATGCTGATTTCATCGTTAAGAAAAATATTATTTACGAGGCTATCGATTATTTTAGAAATCCAAAGGTTGCGTTAATTCAATATCCTCAAACTTTTTATAATAAAGATCCCTTCCAATTATTGAGAAAATCATTTTACAATGAACAGGAATTATTTATGCGTTTTTTAGAACCAGCTCTTTCACGTGAAAATGCGTTGATCCATATCGGGACCAACGCTATCATTCGACGCAGTGCTTTAGAGGAGATAGGTGGCGTCCCAACAAAAAGCATTACTGAAGATATGGCAACAGGGATGTTATTGCAAAATGCTGGTTATGAAACGATTTTCATAAATAAAGCTTATGCTTTGGGAATCACGCCTTATACAGCTCGAGAGCTGTCCTCTCAACGGACACGTTGGGCCCAAGGTACAAAGCAAATATTTGACCATTTTAAACCACGTAAATTTAAAGGGTTATCTCGTATGCAAAAATTGTGTTACTATAATTCTTATTTGTACTGGTTTACTTCATTTCAAAAAATCATTTTTTTATTAGCACCAACTCTTTTTATGGTCTTTGATATATTTATTGTTCGAAGTAACAACAATCAGTTATTATTGTTCTTTTTACCACCGTTTGTCATGATTTCTCTTTCGTTTCGGTTGTATGTTCCTAAAATCAGGAATCTTACTACTTCGCATATCTATGATTGTTTTGTCGCGCCGATCCATACTAGAGCATTGATCAAAGAGTTCTTTCATTCGGAAAAAAAATTCAAAGTGACAAAAAAGGAACTTGTTGACAGTCAATCATTTGATTGGCGAACAGTTTTTCCTCACATGTTACTATTTGGTTGGATCGCTTTCGCCTCTATCGTTGCATTGTACCGACTTTATCGAGGAGAAGGATATGAAACAGGCTATATTGTGACACTTCTATGGTCAGTGTATAACCTCTATGGATTATTCTATGCGATTTTGATTGGTAAAAATCGAACAATTGAAAGCGACAGTGAAGCATTGAGCATTGTAACAAAGAAACAACTAAGTTATCTATCCCAATCATTTGAGATGTATCAAATGAGTTATAACGGATTTAGACTTCGTTCCAAAAAATTAGTTACTCCTACTTTTACACCTGGGAAAGCTTATTTATTTATGGATGAGAAAACTGGACTTCGAATCAATTCGATATGTAAAGAAAATCATGGGAGATATGCGACTTTCTCATTTAACAATTTGACACAAGCTTCTGCAGAAGAACTTGCAAGTTACTACAGTGATCAGTTGAATGCAGCAAAACAATTAGAATTCGATATGGAAACCGATACTTTACAAAGTTGA
- the tuf gene encoding elongation factor Tu, whose translation MAKEHFDRSKPHVNIGTIGHVDHGKTTLTAAITTVLGKKGLANPQDYASIDAAPEERERGITINTAHVEYETDKRHYAHIDAPGHADYVKNMITGAAQMDGAILVVSATDGPMPQTREHILLSRQVGVKYLIVFLNKVDLVDDEELIDLVEMEVRELLNEYGFPGDDTPVIKGSALKALQGDPEAEAAINELMETVDDYIPTPERDTDKPLLLPVEDVFSITGRGTVASGRIDRGAVRVGDEIEIIGIKPETKKAVVTGVEMFRKTLDYGEAGDNVGILLRGIQREDIERGQVIAKPGSITPHTKFKAEVYVLTKEEGGRHTPFFNNYRPQFYFRTTDVTGTIVLPEGTEMVMPGDNVTIEVELIHPVAIEQGTTFSIREGGRTVGSGMVTEIEA comes from the coding sequence ATGGCAAAAGAACATTTTGATAGAAGTAAACCACACGTAAACATCGGAACCATTGGGCACGTTGACCATGGGAAGACCACATTGACTGCTGCAATCACGACAGTATTAGGGAAAAAAGGCTTAGCAAATCCTCAAGATTATGCAAGCATTGATGCAGCTCCAGAAGAACGTGAACGTGGGATCACCATCAACACGGCACACGTAGAATATGAAACTGATAAACGTCACTATGCACATATCGATGCACCAGGACATGCGGATTATGTGAAGAACATGATCACAGGCGCCGCTCAAATGGATGGTGCGATCTTAGTTGTTTCTGCGACAGATGGACCAATGCCTCAAACTCGCGAGCATATCCTTTTATCACGTCAAGTTGGTGTAAAATATTTGATTGTATTTTTGAATAAAGTTGATTTGGTCGATGATGAAGAATTGATCGATCTTGTAGAAATGGAAGTTCGTGAATTACTGAATGAATATGGTTTCCCAGGTGATGACACACCTGTCATCAAAGGCTCTGCATTGAAAGCATTGCAAGGTGACCCAGAAGCAGAAGCTGCGATCAATGAATTGATGGAAACAGTGGATGACTATATCCCAACACCAGAACGTGATACCGACAAACCATTGCTTTTACCAGTTGAAGATGTTTTCTCAATCACTGGTCGCGGAACGGTAGCATCTGGTCGTATCGACCGTGGAGCTGTTCGTGTCGGTGATGAAATCGAGATCATCGGAATCAAACCTGAAACGAAAAAAGCGGTTGTGACAGGGGTAGAGATGTTCCGTAAAACGTTAGATTATGGCGAAGCTGGAGATAACGTAGGAATCTTGTTACGTGGTATCCAAAGAGAAGATATTGAACGTGGACAAGTAATTGCGAAACCTGGTTCAATCACACCACATACAAAATTCAAAGCGGAAGTTTATGTATTGACGAAAGAAGAAGGCGGACGTCATACACCATTCTTCAATAACTACCGCCCACAATTTTATTTCCGCACAACAGATGTAACAGGTACGATCGTGTTGCCAGAAGGAACAGAAATGGTCATGCCTGGAGACAACGTAACCATCGAGGTAGAGTTGATCCATCCAGTGGCAATCGAACAAGGAACGACTTTCTCTATTCGTGAAGGTGGTCGAACTGTCGGTTCAGGAATGGTAACAGAAATCGAAGCGTAA
- the tnpB gene encoding IS200/IS605 family element RNA-guided endonuclease TnpB, translated as MERLKAYKFRIYPTEEQEMFFAKSFGCVRKVYNLMLDDRMKNYEETKNDSSIKMNFPTPAQYKEEFPFLKEVDSLALANAQLNLDKAYKNFFRDKSVGFPRFKSKKNPVQSYTTNNQKGTVALIDNKFIKVPKLKSLVKIKLHRQPKGIIKSATISRHPSGNYHISLLCKEEIVELPKNDSSIGIDLGITDFAILSDGQKIDNNKFTSKMEKKLKREQRKLSRRALLAKKKGVNLFEAKNYQKQKRKVARLHEKVMNQRNDFLNKLSTEIIKNHDTICIEDLNAKGMLRNHKLAKSISDVSWSSFVTKLQYKADWYGCEIIKVDKWFPSSQLCSDCGHQDGKKTLEIREWTCPVCHAHHDRDINASINILIEGLRIKQLA; from the coding sequence ATGGAGCGACTAAAAGCATATAAATTCAGAATTTATCCAACAGAAGAGCAGGAAATGTTCTTTGCTAAGTCTTTTGGTTGTGTCCGTAAGGTCTACAATCTAATGCTTGATGACCGAATGAAAAATTATGAAGAAACTAAAAATGATTCTTCTATAAAAATGAATTTTCCAACACCAGCTCAATATAAGGAAGAATTTCCGTTTTTGAAGGAAGTAGATAGCCTGGCTCTAGCGAATGCACAACTTAATTTAGATAAGGCATATAAGAATTTTTTTAGAGATAAATCCGTTGGGTTTCCTCGATTCAAAAGTAAGAAGAATCCTGTACAAAGCTATACTACTAACAACCAAAAAGGAACAGTAGCTTTGATTGATAATAAATTCATCAAAGTTCCTAAGTTGAAGTCTTTAGTCAAGATTAAACTCCATAGACAACCTAAAGGAATTATCAAATCTGCCACAATCTCACGTCATCCAAGTGGTAATTACCATATTTCTTTGTTGTGTAAAGAAGAAATAGTTGAACTTCCTAAAAACGATTCTTCTATTGGAATTGATCTTGGTATAACTGATTTTGCCATTCTTTCTGACGGTCAAAAGATTGATAATAATAAGTTCACGTCAAAAATGGAAAAGAAACTAAAACGTGAACAACGTAAGTTGTCAAGACGTGCATTATTAGCTAAAAAGAAAGGTGTCAATCTCTTTGAAGCCAAAAACTATCAAAAACAAAAACGAAAAGTAGCGCGGCTACATGAAAAAGTAATGAATCAGCGCAACGACTTTCTAAACAAGTTAAGTACAGAGATTATCAAAAATCACGATACTATCTGTATTGAAGACTTAAATGCAAAAGGTATGTTACGCAATCATAAATTAGCTAAAAGTATTTCTGATGTATCGTGGTCTAGTTTTGTAACTAAACTACAATACAAAGCTGACTGGTATGGATGTGAAATCATCAAAGTAGATAAATGGTTCCCATCTAGTCAACTCTGTTCGGATTGTGGTCATCAAGATGGCAAGAAAACGCTCGAAATACGAGAATGGACTTGTCCGGTTTGTCATGCTCATCATGACCGTGATATAAACGCAAGCATCAATATTCTGATCGAAGGTCTCCGAATAAAACAATTAGCTTAG
- the tnpA gene encoding IS200/IS605 family transposase encodes MELDTNNHSVFLLYYHLVLVTKYRRQVIDDEISEFAKITFVRIAESYHITLVEWNHDKDHVHIMFKAQPKTELTKFINAYKSASSRLIKRDYPRVKQYLWKEMFWSKSFCLLTTGGAPIDVIKKYIQNQGNNHK; translated from the coding sequence ATGGAACTAGATACTAATAATCATTCAGTGTTTCTTCTCTATTATCATCTTGTACTGGTAACTAAATACCGTAGACAAGTGATTGATGATGAAATATCTGAATTTGCTAAAATAACTTTTGTACGAATTGCAGAGTCATATCACATCACTCTCGTTGAGTGGAATCATGATAAAGATCATGTTCATATTATGTTCAAAGCACAGCCAAAAACAGAGCTGACGAAGTTCATCAACGCTTATAAAAGCGCGAGTTCACGCTTGATAAAGCGTGACTATCCTAGAGTAAAACAATATCTTTGGAAAGAAATGTTTTGGTCTAAAAGTTTCTGCCTGTTGACAACTGGTGGCGCACCAATTGATGTCATCAAAAAGTATATTCAGAATCAAGGTAATAACCACAAATAG